One Bacillus solimangrovi DNA segment encodes these proteins:
- the ytrI gene encoding sporulation membrane protein YtrI: MRVPPYYRDPKWQRFFAGTFIGMVVSWGVFLFIFGQMQDEQILTLSEQRNKITQLNQEIQMWKEDVEHLNNENKKKLIVEDIVIELTNAKELKLDLLTVQLLKDAIQGELQPLLKQNIATIVENKNFLFKTIENKIYDFDQSQYTVKVKYLFLSTTLEVHVEVQLRK; this comes from the coding sequence GTGAGAGTTCCTCCTTATTATCGTGATCCAAAGTGGCAACGTTTTTTTGCTGGTACCTTTATTGGAATGGTCGTTAGCTGGGGTGTATTCCTTTTCATTTTTGGACAAATGCAAGATGAACAAATATTAACACTATCCGAACAAAGAAATAAAATCACTCAATTAAATCAAGAAATTCAGATGTGGAAAGAAGATGTTGAGCATTTAAATAATGAAAATAAAAAAAAGCTTATTGTTGAAGACATTGTCATCGAATTAACCAATGCGAAAGAACTGAAGCTAGACTTGTTAACCGTTCAATTATTAAAGGATGCTATCCAAGGCGAACTACAACCACTTCTCAAACAAAATATTGCAACAATCGTGGAAAACAAAAACTTTTTATTTAAAACAATTGAAAATAAAATTTACGACTTTGATCAATCTCAATATACTGTTAAAGTAAAATACCTCTTCTTATCTACAACTCTAGAAGTGCATGTGGAAGTCCAATTACGCAAGTGA
- a CDS encoding YtrH family sporulation protein: protein MIEERFMASFINCYFIGLGVLLGGVIIGGLGAFLVGQPPLTMMVKIEKGLKIWAIVAAIGGTFDAITNFQRGIFYGETLSIFKQILLIIAAMGGTHTASLILHWLTQEQM, encoded by the coding sequence ATGATTGAGGAACGATTTATGGCGTCATTTATTAATTGTTATTTCATCGGTCTTGGCGTATTACTTGGTGGTGTCATTATCGGTGGATTAGGTGCATTCCTTGTAGGACAACCTCCTTTAACAATGATGGTGAAAATAGAAAAAGGATTAAAGATTTGGGCAATTGTAGCTGCAATAGGTGGAACATTTGATGCGATCACAAACTTCCAGCGTGGTATCTTCTACGGAGAAACACTTAGTATTTTCAAACAAATACTTCTTATTATCGCTGCAATGGGTGGAACACATACAGCATCGCTGATACTACATTGGCTCACACAGGAGCAAATGTAG